A stretch of Sulfurimonas autotrophica DSM 16294 DNA encodes these proteins:
- the acs gene encoding acetate--CoA ligase: MSAIEKKPVFKPNKEFAKTARIKNMCEYQDLQDEATEDYEGFWGRFAKEKLDWIEPFTNVMDESKFPFVKWFEGGKLNVSAQCIDRHLDTRKNKAAIIFEGDRGDKQIVTYLELYYNVNRFANLLKNEFGVKKGDRVVIYMPMIPEAAYAMLACARIGAIHSIVFGGFSAEALKDRIEDADAKVVITADGAYRKDKPYMLKPVVDAALEGDTPVKKVLVVERNNEDITWVAGRDYSYNELIKSQEVHCEPEVMDSEDPLFLLYTSGSTGKPKGVQHNSAGYILWAQMTMEWVFDVKENDTYWCTADVGWITGHTYIVYGPLAMGATTVMFEGVPTYPDAGRPWKMVEEYKINQFYTAPTAIRVLHKMGENEPAKYDLSSLKVLGTVGEPIDPPAWKWYYEEVGNSKCAIVDTYWQTETGGHIVSPLPGATPIKPACATFPVPGIMAEVLDPETGEKVGAGESGYMCVTRPWPSMIRGVWGDEERFVKSYFGDVKKDGKPVYFTGDGANYDEDGYITITGRTDDVINVSGHRMGTAEVEAAIKKHSNVAEVAVVGKPHELKGEGIFAYVVLKSDKGVADEVEEVKAINNIIKKEIGNIAICDDMVFAPGLPKTRSGKIMRRILRSIAKGESITQDISTLEDPSIVEKIENMVKSK; this comes from the coding sequence ATGTCAGCAATAGAGAAAAAACCGGTTTTTAAGCCAAATAAAGAGTTTGCAAAAACTGCTAGAATTAAAAATATGTGTGAATATCAAGATTTACAGGATGAAGCTACTGAAGACTATGAAGGTTTTTGGGGCAGATTTGCTAAAGAAAAGCTTGACTGGATAGAACCATTTACCAATGTTATGGATGAATCAAAATTTCCTTTTGTAAAATGGTTTGAGGGCGGAAAACTTAATGTGTCAGCACAATGTATTGACCGTCATTTAGATACACGTAAAAATAAAGCTGCGATTATCTTTGAAGGAGATCGTGGAGATAAGCAGATAGTTACATACTTGGAACTTTACTATAATGTAAACCGTTTTGCGAATTTGCTAAAAAATGAATTTGGTGTTAAAAAAGGCGACAGAGTTGTTATTTATATGCCGATGATTCCCGAAGCCGCGTATGCAATGCTTGCATGTGCCAGAATCGGGGCTATTCACTCTATAGTATTTGGCGGATTTTCTGCTGAAGCATTGAAAGACAGAATTGAAGATGCTGATGCAAAAGTGGTAATTACGGCAGACGGTGCTTATAGAAAAGATAAGCCGTATATGCTTAAACCTGTTGTTGATGCTGCTTTAGAAGGCGATACACCGGTTAAAAAAGTTTTAGTTGTTGAGAGAAATAATGAAGATATTACATGGGTTGCAGGACGTGACTACTCATATAATGAGCTTATAAAATCTCAAGAGGTTCATTGTGAGCCGGAGGTTATGGATAGTGAAGATCCTCTGTTTTTACTTTATACTTCAGGTTCAACAGGGAAACCAAAAGGTGTGCAACACAACTCTGCAGGATATATCCTTTGGGCTCAAATGACTATGGAATGGGTATTTGACGTAAAAGAGAATGATACTTACTGGTGTACTGCCGACGTTGGCTGGATTACAGGACATACGTACATAGTTTATGGACCACTTGCAATGGGTGCAACGACTGTAATGTTTGAAGGGGTTCCAACGTATCCTGATGCTGGTCGTCCTTGGAAAATGGTTGAAGAGTATAAAATTAATCAATTTTATACTGCACCTACTGCTATTCGAGTACTGCATAAAATGGGTGAAAATGAGCCGGCTAAATATGACCTTAGCAGCTTAAAAGTACTTGGAACTGTTGGTGAACCGATTGATCCACCGGCATGGAAATGGTACTATGAAGAAGTTGGTAACAGTAAATGTGCTATCGTTGATACATACTGGCAGACTGAAACAGGTGGACATATAGTTTCTCCGCTTCCGGGGGCTACACCTATTAAACCTGCTTGTGCAACATTCCCTGTTCCTGGAATTATGGCAGAGGTTTTAGATCCTGAGACAGGTGAAAAAGTAGGAGCCGGTGAGAGCGGTTACATGTGTGTAACGCGTCCTTGGCCTTCAATGATCCGCGGTGTCTGGGGCGATGAAGAGAGATTTGTGAAATCTTACTTCGGTGATGTAAAAAAAGACGGTAAACCTGTGTATTTTACAGGGGACGGTGCAAATTATGATGAAGACGGATATATTACTATTACAGGTCGAACGGATGATGTTATTAACGTAAGTGGACATAGAATGGGAACTGCTGAAGTTGAAGCGGCTATTAAAAAACATTCAAATGTTGCCGAGGTTGCCGTTGTCGGTAAACCGCATGAACTCAAAGGTGAAGGTATATTCGCTTATGTTGTTCTTAAATCAGACAAAGGTGTTGCCGATGAAGTAGAAGAGGTAAAAGCAATTAATAATATCATTAAAAAAGAGATAGGAAATATTGCTATTTGTGATGATATGGTTTTCGCTCCCGGTCTTCCAAAAACCCGTTCCGGAAAAATAATGCGCCGTATTCTACGCTCAATTGCTAAAGGCGAATCGATTACACAAGATATTTCAACGCTTGAAGATCCAAGTATAGTTGAAAAAATAGAAAATATGGTAAAGTCTAAATAA
- the pyrF gene encoding orotidine-5'-phosphate decarboxylase has protein sequence MELCVALDLSTKEENLALIKKIKNYNVWLKVGLRTYIRDGEEFLQAIKQINPDFKIFLDLKLYDIPNTMADAAESIMGLGVDMFNVHASAGKRAMSTVMQRLEKYENRPIVLAVTALTSFSEDEFHAVYESDIASKANQFAKDAMDSGLDGVVCSAYESKAIKEFTCKEFMTLTPGIRPFGEDAGDQKRVADVTYAKEALVDFIVVGRPIYQAENPSAVVKKILELI, from the coding sequence ATGGAATTATGTGTTGCCCTTGATTTATCCACGAAAGAAGAAAATCTCGCTTTAATAAAAAAAATAAAAAACTACAATGTTTGGCTAAAAGTTGGACTTCGTACTTACATTCGTGACGGTGAAGAATTCTTACAAGCCATAAAACAAATCAATCCTGATTTTAAAATATTTTTAGATCTCAAACTGTACGATATACCAAATACGATGGCAGATGCTGCTGAGTCTATCATGGGGTTGGGTGTTGATATGTTCAATGTTCATGCAAGCGCAGGCAAGCGGGCTATGAGCACCGTAATGCAAAGACTAGAGAAGTATGAAAATCGTCCTATTGTCTTGGCGGTAACAGCATTGACATCATTTTCTGAAGATGAGTTTCATGCCGTATATGAAAGTGATATTGCCTCAAAAGCAAATCAGTTTGCTAAAGATGCAATGGATAGCGGTCTTGACGGTGTTGTCTGCTCGGCATATGAGAGCAAGGCTATCAAAGAGTTTACATGTAAAGAGTTTATGACACTCACGCCGGGTATTCGTCCTTTTGGTGAAGATGCCGGAGATCAAAAAAGAGTTGCTGATGTTACTTATGCCAAAGAAGCACTTGTTGATTTTATAGTAGTCGGACGTCCTATTTATCAGGCTGAGAATCCTTCAGCGGTTGTTAAAAAAATATTAGAGTTGATTTAA
- a CDS encoding peptidylprolyl isomerase: MFGRTQLKEYNLSEDELAKLQYAKIVTNKGDIWIKLYSEETPNTVANFAHLAQTGFYDNLSFHRVIPGFMAQGGCPQGTGTGGPDWAIACETSKNTHKHVKGTLSMAHAGPNTGGSQFFICFVPCPHLDGVHTVFGGIEENDAESFQVLDSIEGQDEIKTIEIHEKRD; encoded by the coding sequence ATGTTTGGAAGAACACAACTAAAAGAATACAATTTAAGCGAAGATGAATTAGCAAAATTACAATATGCAAAAATCGTTACAAATAAAGGTGATATTTGGATTAAACTTTATTCTGAAGAAACACCAAACACGGTTGCAAACTTTGCACATTTGGCACAAACAGGTTTTTATGACAACCTTAGTTTTCACCGTGTAATCCCAGGTTTCATGGCACAAGGCGGCTGTCCTCAAGGTACAGGTACAGGCGGACCGGATTGGGCTATTGCATGTGAAACAAGCAAAAATACACATAAACATGTAAAAGGAACACTTTCTATGGCACATGCCGGACCAAATACTGGTGGAAGCCAGTTCTTTATCTGTTTTGTTCCATGTCCACACCTTGACGGCGTGCACACTGTTTTTGGCGGTATAGAAGAAAATGATGCTGAGAGTTTCCAAGTTTTAGATTCTATAGAAGGTCAAGATGAAATCAAAACTATAGAGATTCACGAAAAAAGAGACTAG
- the fabZ gene encoding 3-hydroxyacyl-ACP dehydratase FabZ: MLMDVTEIQKILPHRYPFLLVDRVTDMTKGESITAYKNVSISEPVFQGHFPGHPIYPGVMILEGMAQAGGILSFLSMGDLTEEEIAGKVVYFMSIDKAKFRSPVKPGDRLEYKISVIKQKGTIWMLKGEAYVDDKLASEAELKAMIVDK, translated from the coding sequence ATGCTTATGGATGTTACAGAAATACAAAAAATACTACCACACCGTTACCCTTTTTTATTGGTCGATAGAGTTACTGATATGACAAAAGGCGAATCAATTACTGCATACAAAAATGTTTCCATTTCAGAGCCTGTGTTTCAAGGGCACTTTCCCGGACATCCGATTTATCCGGGTGTTATGATTTTAGAAGGTATGGCGCAGGCAGGCGGAATACTCTCATTTTTAAGTATGGGTGATTTAACTGAAGAAGAGATAGCCGGCAAAGTAGTCTATTTTATGAGCATTGACAAAGCAAAATTCAGAAGCCCTGTAAAACCAGGGGACAGACTCGAATACAAAATTTCTGTAATAAAACAAAAAGGTACTATCTGGATGCTTAAAGGTGAAGCATATGTTGATGATAAATTGGCAAGCGAAGCAGAATTAAAAGCTATGATAGTAGATAAGTAA
- a CDS encoding epoxyqueuosine reductase QueH, whose protein sequence is MLVHICCSVDSHFFLEKLQKDFPDEKLTGFFYDPNIHPYSEYQLRLLDVQRSCNKLGIELLEGEYDYESWLQAVRGLEREPEKGARCEVCFDKRFTTSAKKALELGEKKITTTLLVSPLKSQEQLKRVGDEFYASHGVEFIAVDYRSGGGTQDQSRVTKEEQLYRQDYCGCIFGLTMQREQQNKLMDEMFSPISGQTLPSSIEERLEMYTTRNALEDENKEYKIVKQKFLNYRQFNFKLISGKKDLLEAYALSYSTLPRKKAQGRIEFSHNGIHYLNREEIKFITLLTYNNLSNSNYKTLKELIYNPLDFNKERILRNTLSGSDYDLTPIIVVNEIPQTKLSIYLDAKAYEDTKEKLIIFS, encoded by the coding sequence ATTTTAGTACATATCTGTTGCAGTGTTGATTCACACTTTTTCTTGGAAAAACTCCAAAAAGATTTTCCTGATGAAAAACTTACCGGCTTTTTTTACGATCCTAATATTCATCCATACTCTGAGTATCAACTGCGTCTGCTTGATGTACAGCGCAGTTGCAACAAACTCGGTATTGAACTCCTTGAAGGTGAGTATGACTATGAAAGCTGGTTGCAAGCCGTACGCGGTCTAGAACGTGAGCCTGAAAAAGGTGCTCGCTGTGAAGTATGTTTTGACAAACGCTTTACAACCAGTGCTAAAAAAGCACTCGAACTCGGCGAGAAAAAAATCACCACTACCCTGCTTGTCAGCCCGTTAAAATCTCAAGAACAACTCAAACGTGTCGGCGATGAGTTTTATGCCTCTCACGGTGTTGAATTTATTGCTGTTGATTACAGAAGCGGTGGTGGGACGCAAGACCAAAGCCGTGTTACAAAAGAAGAGCAGCTTTATCGTCAGGACTACTGCGGCTGTATTTTTGGACTTACAATGCAGCGAGAGCAGCAAAACAAACTGATGGATGAGATGTTTTCACCAATTTCAGGACAGACACTTCCTTCTTCCATTGAAGAACGCCTTGAAATGTATACAACAAGAAATGCGCTGGAAGATGAAAATAAAGAGTATAAAATAGTCAAACAAAAATTTCTTAATTACAGACAGTTTAATTTTAAGCTTATTTCAGGAAAAAAAGATCTCCTTGAAGCCTATGCTCTAAGTTACTCAACACTTCCGAGAAAAAAAGCACAGGGACGTATAGAATTTTCTCATAACGGTATTCATTATTTAAACCGTGAAGAGATAAAATTTATTACATTACTAACCTACAATAATTTAAGTAATTCAAACTATAAAACACTCAAAGAGCTTATTTACAATCCGCTGGATTTTAACAAAGAACGCATACTGAGAAATACATTATCAGGCTCAGACTACGATTTAACACCTATTATAGTAGTAAATGAAATACCGCAGACAAAGCTTTCAATTTATTTGGATGCAAAGGCATACGAAGACACCAAAGAAAAACTTATTATCTTTTCTTAA
- a CDS encoding GatB/YqeY domain-containing protein, with protein MSLRETINQDVKNAMKAKDTKKRDALRLLTSAFKQIEVDERKELTDEDVIKIIQTQVKRRNDAASQYKEAGRDDLMQIELDEITYYETYLPKQLSDEELTTEVKAIVEKTGASSMKDMGKVMGMASKELAGKADGKRISDAVKKALA; from the coding sequence ATGTCATTAAGAGAAACAATTAACCAAGATGTAAAAAATGCTATGAAAGCAAAAGACACAAAAAAAAGAGATGCACTTCGTCTGCTTACAAGTGCTTTTAAACAAATAGAAGTTGATGAGCGAAAAGAACTTACAGATGAAGATGTCATTAAAATAATTCAAACACAGGTAAAACGCAGAAATGATGCAGCAAGCCAATACAAAGAGGCCGGTCGTGATGATTTGATGCAGATAGAACTTGATGAAATTACCTACTATGAAACATACCTGCCAAAACAACTGAGCGACGAAGAGCTTACAACTGAAGTAAAAGCCATCGTAGAAAAAACAGGCGCTTCAAGTATGAAAGATATGGGAAAAGTTATGGGAATGGCGAGCAAAGAGTTAGCCGGCAAAGCTGATGGAAAACGCATCAGTGATGCTGTAAAAAAAGCTTTGGCTTAA
- a CDS encoding lipase chaperone: MKTDVKIYAFVKENAKILKVVEHNYDCTLIKDYDALKKKIDNISYLDSHLLLIDLEYVMSKKGIINKDIRKDLMRSWLSVVGYSEKQPLLNLKERLYRLEFKALLDNSNENMHTEILEHVRNYTNTHIETLQNNFIRALLHFNDLDTSRRELKYLIDYVGDNYKLSIQDTADIYLVTSSLVVALQTGTLVKTSEILYTIFKSLEVNKLYKNYDSPKTFKEQIVSVLLRTLNVKNADSYLTTMDMRNVEEKLLNEIASFYESKIILISSYWEIDRFWEQIYTMLFDKYKNDDFGVLEHYLEVIYHALVQSLNRVGYIRAHINSQHEKAIAVFITLFGADETVTDECLEMIEINTDTMSKTIQKDNASYSELVLTLKLSEKATKQAATKVAAPIRKSGILKHTNIETMHYKEHQKISAQEFLQDFEVDNYLLDELNENETEIKDILFNEEEFNDEILEAVCTVLDKYISVLHETIEFNDLAISLESLYKVFQRLSVNMLEKEKKDKLRFYIQGLIDDLQTWKKYIFIEPNTPDIHYLDASLLENCASIEHFIFATPEEEAATEESDDDLEFF; encoded by the coding sequence ATGAAAACCGACGTCAAAATATATGCTTTTGTCAAAGAAAATGCAAAGATACTTAAAGTGGTTGAACATAATTATGACTGCACATTGATTAAAGATTATGATGCACTGAAGAAAAAAATAGACAATATCAGTTATCTGGATTCACATCTGCTGCTTATCGATTTGGAATATGTCATGAGTAAAAAAGGGATAATTAACAAAGATATCAGAAAAGATTTGATGCGTTCATGGCTCTCAGTGGTAGGTTATAGTGAAAAACAGCCTTTATTAAATTTAAAAGAGCGTTTGTACCGTTTGGAGTTTAAGGCACTTCTAGACAATAGTAATGAAAACATGCACACAGAAATTTTAGAGCATGTACGAAATTATACAAATACGCATATTGAGACGCTGCAAAATAATTTTATCAGAGCTTTACTGCATTTTAACGACTTAGATACATCTCGGCGTGAATTAAAGTATCTTATTGATTATGTTGGCGATAATTACAAACTTTCCATACAAGATACCGCAGACATATACTTAGTGACTTCGTCTTTGGTTGTTGCTTTACAAACAGGTACACTTGTTAAAACATCAGAGATTCTCTATACAATATTTAAATCACTCGAAGTGAATAAGCTTTATAAAAATTATGACTCGCCAAAGACATTTAAGGAGCAGATTGTAAGTGTTTTACTGCGAACACTTAATGTGAAAAATGCCGACTCGTATTTGACAACTATGGATATGCGTAATGTTGAAGAAAAACTTCTTAATGAAATTGCAAGTTTTTATGAATCAAAAATTATACTGATAAGTTCTTATTGGGAAATAGATAGATTTTGGGAGCAGATATACACAATGCTCTTTGATAAGTATAAAAATGATGACTTCGGTGTTCTTGAACACTATCTTGAAGTCATTTACCATGCTTTGGTTCAATCATTAAACAGAGTCGGCTATATTCGTGCGCATATCAACTCTCAGCATGAAAAAGCAATAGCTGTTTTTATTACTCTTTTTGGTGCAGACGAGACTGTGACAGATGAGTGCCTTGAAATGATAGAGATAAATACAGATACGATGTCAAAAACAATACAAAAAGATAATGCTTCGTACAGTGAGCTGGTCCTCACTCTGAAATTATCTGAAAAAGCAACTAAACAAGCAGCTACAAAAGTAGCTGCACCTATCAGGAAAAGCGGTATTTTAAAACATACAAATATTGAAACAATGCATTATAAAGAACATCAAAAAATCAGTGCACAGGAATTTTTGCAGGATTTTGAAGTAGATAACTATCTGCTTGATGAGTTAAATGAAAATGAAACAGAAATTAAAGATATACTATTTAATGAAGAAGAATTCAATGATGAGATCTTAGAAGCGGTTTGCACAGTTTTAGATAAATATATAAGTGTACTGCATGAAACTATAGAATTTAACGATTTGGCTATTTCTTTGGAATCACTCTATAAAGTATTTCAGCGTTTATCTGTAAATATGCTTGAAAAAGAAAAAAAAGATAAGTTACGCTTTTACATACAGGGGCTTATAGATGATTTGCAGACGTGGAAAAAATATATTTTTATTGAACCCAACACACCGGATATTCATTATCTTGATGCATCCTTACTGGAAAACTGCGCTTCGATCGAGCACTTTATATTTGCAACTCCCGAAGAAGAAGCTGCTACTGAGGAAAGTGATGATGATTTAGAGTTTTTTTAA
- the flgH gene encoding flagellar basal body L-ring protein FlgH has protein sequence MNKIKLTTFILLLSVVVFSGCTANLTDPEINFEPPAYVEQMPAKEDQQDFASTGSIFGQGENPLFSDHKAMHVSDIVTVVISEAAKSSNTGSKQLSENDTSALGGGLFSSTGVNSAMNSKVADINGFSNVGFNSNSSSAYKGSGSATKDASFTTTISARIVKILKNGNYYISGKREILIDDQKQIVQLSGVIRPYDIDQYNKINSSQISDAKILYKTEGDMDRATQQGWGTKIVQSIWPF, from the coding sequence ATGAATAAAATTAAATTAACAACTTTTATACTGCTTTTGAGTGTAGTCGTGTTCAGTGGATGTACGGCAAACCTGACAGATCCTGAGATAAACTTTGAACCGCCTGCATATGTTGAGCAGATGCCTGCAAAAGAAGACCAGCAGGATTTTGCATCAACGGGCAGTATTTTTGGACAGGGGGAAAATCCTCTTTTTTCAGACCATAAAGCGATGCATGTCAGTGACATAGTAACGGTGGTGATTTCTGAAGCTGCTAAAAGTTCTAATACAGGCTCAAAACAACTCTCAGAAAATGACACAAGTGCACTCGGCGGGGGACTTTTTTCCAGCACAGGTGTGAACTCTGCAATGAATTCCAAAGTAGCAGATATCAATGGGTTTAGTAATGTAGGTTTCAACAGTAATTCTAGCAGTGCTTACAAAGGCTCAGGCAGTGCCACAAAAGATGCGAGTTTTACGACTACTATTTCTGCTAGAATCGTTAAAATTTTAAAAAATGGAAATTATTATATTTCAGGAAAAAGAGAAATACTTATAGATGACCAAAAACAGATAGTTCAGTTAAGCGGTGTTATTCGTCCGTATGACATAGACCAGTATAATAAAATAAACTCTTCACAAATAAGTGATGCAAAAATATTATATAAAACAGAGGGAGATATGGACCGTGCAACACAACAAGGATGGGGAACTAAAATTGTTCAATCAATTTGGCCTTTTTAG
- a CDS encoding MutS-related protein yields the protein MQSSDVSKILNNKDKLLTQIYFDLQRFFEQKYGKDTVVFMEIGTFFEVYEVNNDDEQIGKAKEIAELLNIQLTKKNKKIIENSEKNPLLAGVPAVSFERYLNRLIQEQKYTVIVVKQKGNPPKISRYISQIVSPGTNFEHIVDNDDNYIVSILIDKIRGIYTVGYSAIDVTTGKTWLYETHGTSEDPAYALDEVFNLLNVYRTSEIVVTFLDGIEDQRHVMQYLEIPEHYHYSVNNKRAKIEFQNELFKEVYQIQSLLSPIEHLDLERSPMITEALAILINFVIEHDYHIVQKMAMPRLIDNRRFMYLGNNALEQMGIISKDRKEFTLLKMIDKSATAIGKRLLKERLLNPIMEVDELERRYNLIERVSSHVRYLDEMMRGVYDLERLSRRLSLGRLHPFEMNHMYDSMVSVKELMLYVKKYKIQKTPFHESEVEEFLRDITKTIDLDISRRFTNATVDENFLMSGVDEAIDTLVKENAVMMVAFEDIITKIEELLASANAGSSTKLVTLGLLEKEGYYISLSKNRFSLIESEFKKSEEFADFTVKKLTNNVKITSAFTDKLSDNIMKNRRKIVVLVKERYIGLQALFERRYSLLFDRVINYVADLDVGVSSSKVAQDYKHSRPMIVEAKEDENFMQIMQLRHPLIEVQERGGLYVPNDIVMGNRDYMDLPHPKTVMLDVRVHDGHDINGVLLYGINSSGKSSLMKSIGIAVLMAQSGFFVSASVMKFSIYDSLFTRIVSKDNLAKGLSTFAVEMLELKNIFNRSTVKSLVLGDEISHGTETLSGVAIVAAAIQKLAKTRCLFLFATHLHQLSTMNEITSLDNVVDLHLSVEYDEESDKLIFNRVLQAGSGSSIYGLEFAKSLHMDSEFLESANAIRKRLANDYDELELLVKKKKSKYNKELYVTKCIICGAVAEDVHHISQKSLADNAGFIGHFHKDNKHNLVPLCKEHHHQIHEGKLHVNGFIMTSKGLELQFEEQMRKPEVKKVVAPEINEPKTKEEEGFILDDW from the coding sequence ATGCAATCATCAGATGTCAGTAAAATATTAAACAATAAAGATAAACTTTTAACCCAGATTTACTTTGATTTACAGAGATTTTTCGAGCAGAAGTATGGTAAAGATACTGTTGTTTTTATGGAAATCGGCACTTTTTTTGAAGTGTATGAAGTCAACAATGATGACGAGCAGATTGGGAAGGCTAAAGAAATAGCCGAGCTCTTAAATATACAGCTTACTAAAAAAAATAAAAAAATTATAGAAAACTCTGAAAAAAATCCTCTGCTGGCAGGTGTTCCCGCCGTCTCTTTTGAACGTTACTTAAACCGTTTAATACAAGAACAAAAATATACGGTCATAGTCGTTAAACAAAAGGGCAATCCTCCAAAAATCAGTCGCTATATTTCACAAATTGTCTCACCCGGTACGAATTTTGAACATATTGTCGACAATGATGATAACTACATTGTTTCTATTTTGATTGATAAAATTCGTGGCATTTACACGGTTGGATATTCTGCCATAGATGTAACAACAGGCAAGACATGGTTGTATGAGACACACGGAACGAGTGAAGACCCTGCCTATGCACTTGATGAGGTTTTTAACCTTTTAAATGTTTACAGAACGAGTGAAATTGTTGTGACCTTTTTAGACGGTATTGAGGACCAGCGTCATGTGATGCAGTATTTGGAGATTCCTGAACATTATCACTACTCGGTAAATAACAAACGGGCAAAAATAGAGTTTCAAAATGAGCTTTTCAAAGAGGTTTATCAGATTCAGTCACTCCTCTCACCCATAGAACATTTGGACTTAGAACGTTCTCCTATGATTACGGAGGCTTTGGCAATTCTTATCAATTTTGTCATAGAACATGATTACCATATAGTCCAAAAAATGGCTATGCCTCGCCTTATAGACAACCGCCGTTTTATGTACCTGGGCAACAATGCATTGGAGCAGATGGGCATAATTTCCAAAGACAGAAAAGAGTTTACACTTTTAAAAATGATAGACAAAAGTGCAACAGCTATAGGAAAAAGACTTTTAAAAGAACGCCTGCTTAACCCGATAATGGAAGTTGACGAGCTCGAACGCCGATACAACTTAATAGAACGTGTCTCTTCACATGTAAGATACCTTGATGAAATGATGCGGGGCGTGTATGACCTTGAGAGGCTCTCGCGTCGTTTGAGTCTTGGCAGACTGCATCCATTTGAGATGAATCACATGTATGATTCTATGGTAAGTGTGAAAGAGCTGATGCTCTATGTCAAAAAATATAAAATTCAAAAAACACCTTTTCATGAAAGTGAGGTCGAAGAGTTCTTACGTGACATAACAAAAACTATAGATTTGGATATATCACGGCGTTTTACAAATGCAACTGTGGATGAAAACTTTTTAATGAGCGGCGTGGATGAAGCCATAGATACTCTGGTAAAAGAAAATGCAGTTATGATGGTCGCTTTCGAAGACATCATCACCAAAATCGAAGAGCTGCTTGCAAGCGCAAATGCAGGCAGTTCGACAAAGCTTGTGACTTTGGGGCTTTTGGAAAAAGAAGGCTATTATATCTCTTTGAGTAAAAACCGTTTTTCATTAATTGAAAGCGAATTTAAAAAGAGTGAAGAGTTTGCAGATTTCACTGTCAAAAAACTGACAAATAATGTCAAGATAACATCAGCCTTTACAGACAAGCTTTCTGACAATATTATGAAAAACCGTCGTAAAATTGTTGTACTGGTAAAAGAACGATATATCGGGCTCCAAGCACTTTTTGAGAGACGTTATTCACTGCTTTTTGACAGAGTTATTAACTATGTAGCTGATTTGGATGTTGGTGTCAGTTCATCAAAAGTAGCACAGGATTATAAGCACTCAAGACCTATGATAGTCGAAGCAAAAGAGGATGAAAACTTCATGCAAATCATGCAGCTTCGTCATCCTTTGATAGAAGTACAAGAGCGAGGCGGCTTGTACGTTCCTAATGACATTGTGATGGGAAATCGTGATTATATGGACCTGCCTCATCCTAAAACTGTTATGCTTGATGTACGTGTGCATGACGGACATGACATAAACGGCGTGCTTTTATACGGCATAAATTCAAGCGGAAAATCATCTTTGATGAAGAGTATAGGTATTGCCGTTCTCATGGCGCAATCGGGCTTTTTCGTGAGTGCTTCTGTTATGAAATTCAGTATATATGATTCACTTTTTACACGTATAGTTTCAAAAGACAATTTGGCAAAAGGGCTGTCGACCTTTGCGGTGGAGATGCTTGAACTCAAAAATATATTTAACCGTTCAACTGTAAAGTCTCTTGTGCTCGGTGATGAAATAAGTCACGGTACAGAAACGCTCTCAGGCGTGGCAATTGTAGCTGCAGCCATACAAAAGCTTGCAAAGACAAGATGTCTATTTTTGTTTGCGACACACCTGCACCAGCTCTCGACAATGAATGAGATTACATCACTGGATAATGTTGTGGATCTGCATTTGAGCGTTGAATATGATGAAGAGAGTGATAAGCTGATATTTAACCGTGTACTTCAAGCCGGAAGCGGCAGCAGTATATACGGACTGGAGTTTGCCAAATCGCTGCATATGGACAGTGAGTTTTTAGAGAGTGCGAATGCCATCAGAAAACGGCTTGCCAATGATTATGATGAGCTTGAACTATTAGTAAAGAAGAAAAAATCCAAGTACAACAAAGAGCTTTATGTTACTAAATGTATTATCTGCGGTGCCGTGGCGGAAGATGTGCATCATATATCGCAAAAATCACTGGCTGACAATGCCGGCTTTATAGGGCATTTTCACAAAGACAACAAACATAATCTTGTGCCGTTATGTAAAGAACATCATCACCAAATACATGAGGGTAAGTTACATGTAAACGGGTTTATTATGACGAGTAAAGGGCTTGAACTGCAGTTTGAAGAGCAGATGCGTAAACCTGAAGTCAAAAAAGTTGTTGCACCTGAAATAAATGAGCCTAAAACAAAAGAAGAGGAAGGGTTTATTTTAGATGACTGGTAA